In the genome of Cronobacter malonaticus LMG 23826, one region contains:
- a CDS encoding major capsid protein, producing the protein MAVDFKSFERLDTVAAIKSVPAGNHLISDLGIFTGVNSTTPRAQVVDIVESAVAELEQVSRYGTEVNSIKMDKTILRDQEIPHYATESDVKTEDWQSLVSPANPDQAQAVASVIAAKSVRMRDHHLETVEATLARALFQQKAKAAKTNDGDVDFNVVFDTAPLDFELDASAGANVYAQLSKIRRQLVKEYGASRAYLERFFCFASPDLYDALAGHPEVTSLITNKVAEAARGALIPVNTAGYDSFSIGNITFILADDDRYEIEEGSGLFVPKFSSADRNPFKLVRGPASRNQDIAAKGVISPYYQKVMVDRYNMVTIHQESSHIPLVLRPSYLLNVKLK; encoded by the coding sequence ATGGCTGTGGATTTCAAAAGTTTTGAACGTCTCGACACGGTAGCGGCTATCAAGTCCGTTCCCGCTGGTAATCACCTGATCTCTGATCTGGGTATCTTCACTGGTGTTAACTCCACTACCCCACGCGCTCAGGTTGTGGATATTGTGGAAAGCGCTGTTGCAGAGCTTGAGCAGGTCTCCCGCTACGGCACCGAAGTAAACAGCATCAAGATGGATAAAACCATCCTCCGTGATCAGGAGATCCCACACTACGCAACAGAATCCGATGTGAAAACCGAAGATTGGCAATCCTTGGTAAGCCCGGCTAACCCGGATCAGGCTCAGGCGGTTGCGTCCGTCATTGCCGCTAAATCCGTGCGTATGCGTGATCACCACCTGGAGACTGTGGAAGCGACTTTAGCCCGCGCCCTGTTCCAACAGAAAGCGAAAGCGGCAAAGACCAATGACGGCGACGTCGATTTCAACGTGGTGTTTGATACCGCCCCGCTAGATTTTGAGCTTGACGCCTCAGCCGGGGCTAATGTGTATGCCCAGCTTTCGAAGATTCGCCGCCAACTGGTGAAAGAGTACGGCGCATCCCGTGCCTATCTGGAGCGATTCTTCTGTTTCGCATCCCCGGATCTGTATGACGCTTTAGCGGGTCACCCTGAAGTAACCAGCCTGATCACTAACAAGGTGGCAGAGGCGGCACGTGGTGCGCTGATCCCGGTTAACACTGCGGGCTATGACAGCTTCAGCATTGGCAACATTACTTTCATTCTGGCGGACGATGACCGCTACGAGATTGAAGAGGGTTCCGGCCTGTTCGTTCCTAAGTTCTCCAGTGCTGATCGTAACCCGTTCAAACTGGTGCGCGGCCCGGCTTCCCGTAATCAGGATATTGCCGCTAAAGGCGTGATCAGCCCGTACTACCAGAAAGTGATGGTTGACCGTTACAACATGGTAACCATCCATCAGGAATCAAGTCATATTCCTCTGGTACTGCGTCCGTCCTACCTGCTCAACGTTAAGTTGAAGTAA
- a CDS encoding helix-turn-helix domain-containing protein: MPATASKPFTAVCHELADIERINGKVFTMNMVYTYALIEGYQTNGQTAYFSQDMLKRRLGVTRQTVVKLLADMVAIGLINKTAQIGGKTCHYTVNPITPAMLGTGEAGAPQEQPQQSAKAPEEVQEPNHAAEAVEAPEVADIVPITAAAGEQPTDLIRLYTSKVETADQTDPQPGETAPMVVPFPRGEIKEPSRDWDLDPAF; the protein is encoded by the coding sequence ATGCCAGCAACAGCAAGTAAGCCATTTACCGCCGTTTGTCACGAACTGGCAGACATTGAGAGAATCAACGGCAAAGTATTCACCATGAACATGGTTTACACCTATGCACTGATCGAGGGTTACCAGACCAATGGGCAAACCGCCTATTTCTCACAAGACATGCTGAAGCGTCGCCTGGGGGTTACCCGTCAAACAGTTGTAAAACTCCTGGCGGATATGGTGGCTATTGGGCTGATCAACAAGACGGCGCAGATCGGCGGCAAGACTTGCCATTACACTGTAAACCCGATCACCCCGGCTATGTTGGGCACAGGGGAAGCAGGAGCGCCACAGGAACAGCCACAACAGTCCGCTAAGGCCCCGGAAGAGGTGCAGGAACCCAACCACGCGGCGGAAGCTGTAGAAGCGCCTGAAGTGGCGGACATTGTGCCTATAACGGCAGCGGCAGGAGAACAGCCAACGGACTTAATCAGGCTGTATACATCCAAGGTGGAAACGGCGGACCAGACAGACCCGCAACCCGGGGAGACGGCTCCTATGGTGGTGCCATTCCCAAGGGGAGAGATCAAGGAGCCATCCAGGGATTGGGATTTAGACCCAGCCTTTTGA
- a CDS encoding DUF3606 domain-containing protein, with protein sequence MADDKTKIGTPDNDLISIKQDYERRDWAKKFGVSEAKLIQAVQAVGHSAKKVQAWLKDH encoded by the coding sequence ATGGCTGATGACAAGACCAAAATCGGTACACCTGACAACGATTTAATAAGTATCAAACAGGATTACGAAAGACGTGATTGGGCTAAAAAGTTTGGCGTTAGTGAGGCTAAACTTATTCAAGCTGTTCAAGCCGTAGGTCATTCGGCTAAGAAAGTACAGGCATGGCTTAAAGACCATTGA
- a CDS encoding tyrosine-type recombinase/integrase, which translates to MAIKNNQYLFQSHCGIWVFQIFVPKYMRHIFDNKRAWRKSTGTKDIEKARHFRNHMLIEFNNLKALLNPDREDIRIQNAITTLHTTIKQAKSAPSAISPIPTLAVIRDEYMTVYSERRAFSTLSKSARAVEVFLQSIGQVDIGLNKIGRRTVTDFIEGQQSKVAPQTIQNWLTSLGSLYEFAKRRYDAIPDSNPFHGHNLEARRTIESYQPFEADQLVTLIKEADDVLRDVILIGLYSGMRLDEIASIKRDEIVMLEGVRCFFVSKSKTVAGVRYVPIHSLLIGIIDKHLANNSGEYLLAQSNNIIRKDGKRGPWYSQKFTRLRDSTLSTATDRQCFHSLRGMFITCLDRAGVPEQRIGAITGHTEQKAKTEAFRTYSKGAGMRELAEYVECVYYHAL; encoded by the coding sequence ATGGCTATCAAGAACAATCAGTATCTTTTTCAAAGTCATTGCGGGATCTGGGTTTTCCAAATCTTCGTACCAAAGTACATGCGCCACATATTCGACAACAAACGAGCCTGGAGAAAATCCACCGGGACGAAGGATATCGAAAAGGCTCGCCACTTCAGAAACCACATGTTGATTGAGTTCAATAATCTGAAGGCCCTGCTTAACCCTGACCGCGAAGATATACGCATCCAGAACGCGATCACCACGCTCCATACCACAATAAAACAGGCCAAGAGTGCGCCTTCAGCAATCTCCCCGATCCCAACATTGGCAGTCATACGCGATGAATATATGACGGTCTACAGTGAGCGCCGGGCATTCTCCACACTCAGCAAATCAGCGAGGGCCGTAGAAGTGTTTCTCCAGAGTATTGGGCAGGTTGATATTGGTTTGAACAAGATAGGACGCAGAACGGTTACAGACTTCATAGAGGGCCAACAATCGAAGGTAGCGCCTCAGACTATCCAGAACTGGCTAACCTCTTTAGGAAGCCTGTACGAGTTCGCCAAACGTCGATATGACGCAATCCCAGACAGTAACCCGTTTCACGGTCACAACCTCGAAGCACGGCGCACAATTGAAAGTTATCAACCGTTTGAAGCCGATCAACTGGTAACCCTTATCAAAGAAGCGGATGACGTCCTACGCGATGTCATATTGATTGGGCTGTATTCAGGAATGCGACTTGATGAGATCGCCAGCATCAAACGGGATGAAATTGTAATGTTGGAGGGTGTCAGATGTTTCTTTGTCAGCAAGTCCAAGACTGTAGCAGGGGTGCGGTACGTTCCGATCCACTCTCTTCTGATCGGCATTATTGATAAACATCTGGCAAATAACAGCGGAGAATATCTGCTGGCACAGTCAAACAATATCATTCGGAAGGATGGTAAACGGGGGCCGTGGTACAGTCAGAAGTTTACCCGGCTACGTGACAGCACATTGTCCACAGCTACAGATCGGCAGTGTTTCCACAGCTTGCGGGGAATGTTCATAACCTGTTTAGACCGTGCAGGAGTACCAGAACAGCGGATCGGGGCCATCACCGGACACACAGAGCAGAAAGCCAAAACCGAAGCATTCAGGACGTATAGCAAAGGTGCTGGGATGAGAGAGTTAGCCGAATATGTGGAGTGTGTCTATTACCATGCTCTATAA
- a CDS encoding LysE family translocator, producing MSVTDALLAYTLAATLLTLTPGLDTALILRTAAADGGKKAFQAALGIDAGCFIWGALVAFGLGALFAVSEMAYSILKCCGAGYLCWLGIQLLLRPRTKFDTRQGNEARASNSFLRGMLGNVLNPKMGVFYVSFLPQFIPAGHSPMVWTFLLVAIHALIGTLWSLTLIVATRYASGVLKKPGVVKWMDRVTGGVFLLFAVKLALSKR from the coding sequence ATGTCGGTTACTGATGCACTGCTTGCGTATACCCTCGCGGCTACGCTGTTAACTCTGACGCCGGGGCTGGATACGGCGCTTATATTGCGTACCGCGGCGGCGGACGGGGGTAAAAAAGCTTTTCAGGCGGCGCTTGGCATCGATGCCGGCTGTTTTATCTGGGGCGCGCTGGTGGCGTTTGGTCTGGGAGCGCTGTTCGCCGTGTCTGAAATGGCGTATTCGATTCTGAAGTGTTGCGGTGCGGGTTACCTCTGCTGGCTTGGTATTCAGCTGCTGCTGCGCCCGCGCACCAAGTTTGATACCCGCCAGGGGAATGAAGCGCGCGCCAGCAACAGTTTTCTGCGCGGCATGCTGGGCAATGTGCTGAACCCGAAAATGGGCGTGTTCTATGTCTCCTTTCTGCCGCAGTTTATCCCGGCCGGGCATTCGCCAATGGTCTGGACATTCCTGCTGGTGGCCATCCATGCGCTGATCGGCACACTCTGGTCGCTGACGCTGATTGTCGCCACCCGCTACGCGTCAGGCGTGCTGAAAAAACCGGGTGTAGTGAAATGGATGGATCGCGTCACGGGCGGCGTGTTCCTGCTGTTTGCTGTAAAACTGGCATTAAGTAAACGCTGA
- a CDS encoding helix-turn-helix domain-containing protein: protein METYPLPERPEEAIHLLISALKKSGELRHFASGAHIPVQPDHIIVIEQGSLSMHRVMDSLMMIESTRPQLLGITYNNQFSRHFMVKAESACEARIVPRGEFEAIIEARQLWRELLLVVSWYYDVLYWKSYHYLGRQSYTLIRNCLIELAAKDEQERDEINACDFIRGKTNLSQSYILKVFSDLRKGDYIDISRGRLKSINKLPERY from the coding sequence ATGGAAACTTATCCGCTTCCTGAACGGCCCGAAGAGGCCATCCATCTTCTTATTAGTGCCCTGAAAAAGAGTGGTGAGCTGCGCCATTTTGCCAGTGGCGCGCATATTCCCGTACAGCCCGATCATATTATTGTAATAGAGCAGGGTAGCCTGTCGATGCACCGCGTCATGGACAGCCTGATGATGATTGAATCGACGCGGCCTCAGCTACTTGGCATTACCTACAATAATCAGTTCAGCCGCCATTTCATGGTTAAAGCTGAATCGGCATGCGAGGCGCGGATCGTGCCGCGCGGTGAGTTTGAGGCTATCATCGAGGCACGCCAGCTCTGGCGCGAACTGCTGTTGGTTGTCTCGTGGTATTACGACGTGCTCTACTGGAAGAGTTACCACTACCTCGGGCGGCAGTCCTATACGCTTATTCGCAACTGTTTAATTGAACTGGCCGCGAAAGATGAGCAGGAGCGTGATGAAATTAACGCCTGCGATTTTATTCGCGGCAAAACCAATCTTTCCCAGAGTTATATTCTTAAAGTCTTTAGCGATTTAAGAAAAGGCGACTATATCGATATTTCACGCGGACGCCTTAAATCAATCAATAAACTGCCAGAACGCTATTAG
- a CDS encoding acetyl-CoA C-acetyltransferase encodes MKDVVIVGAARTPIGCFQGQLARRSAVELGAVVIEALLARTGLDPLDVDEVILGQVLTAGAGQNPARQTALNSGLPWSVSAITINDVCGSGLKALHLATQAIQCGEADVVIAGGQENMSRAPHVLTEGRSGAQSDSHIIDSLVHDGLWDAFNDYHMGVTAENLAREYNISREHQDAYALASQHKARAAIDSGRFRDEIVPVVIEQMQGAPLVVDTDEQPRANTSAEALARLSPAFDRLGSVTAGNASSMNDGAAAVLMMSASKAQEMGLPVLARIRAFASVGVDPALMGIAPVYATRRCLERAGWQLNDVDLIEANEAFAAQTLSVGKLLEWDERKVNVNGGAIALGHPIGASGCRILVSLVHEMVKREARKGLATLCIGGGQGVALAIERD; translated from the coding sequence ATGAAAGATGTGGTAATTGTAGGGGCCGCACGCACGCCCATTGGCTGCTTTCAGGGCCAGCTTGCGCGTCGCTCGGCGGTGGAACTCGGTGCGGTGGTCATTGAGGCGCTGCTGGCGCGCACCGGTCTCGATCCGCTGGATGTCGATGAAGTGATCCTGGGCCAGGTGCTGACCGCGGGTGCGGGCCAGAACCCGGCGAGGCAGACCGCGTTGAATAGTGGCCTGCCGTGGTCCGTTTCGGCGATTACCATCAACGACGTATGCGGCTCTGGACTGAAGGCGCTGCATCTGGCGACGCAGGCGATTCAGTGCGGAGAGGCGGATGTAGTGATTGCCGGCGGGCAGGAGAACATGAGCCGCGCCCCGCATGTGCTGACCGAAGGGCGCAGCGGTGCGCAAAGCGACAGTCATATCATCGACAGCCTGGTGCATGACGGGCTGTGGGACGCGTTTAACGATTACCACATGGGCGTCACGGCGGAAAATCTGGCGCGTGAATATAACATCAGCCGCGAACATCAGGATGCGTACGCGCTTGCGTCGCAGCATAAGGCGCGGGCAGCCATCGACAGCGGCCGGTTTCGTGACGAGATCGTGCCGGTCGTGATTGAACAGATGCAGGGCGCGCCGCTGGTGGTGGATACCGACGAGCAGCCGCGCGCTAATACCAGTGCCGAAGCGCTGGCGCGTCTGTCGCCCGCTTTCGATCGCCTCGGGAGCGTCACGGCGGGAAACGCTTCGTCAATGAATGACGGCGCGGCGGCGGTGCTGATGATGAGCGCCAGCAAAGCACAGGAGATGGGGCTGCCGGTGCTGGCGCGCATTCGCGCCTTCGCAAGCGTGGGGGTCGATCCGGCGCTGATGGGCATTGCGCCGGTCTACGCCACGCGCCGCTGTCTGGAGCGCGCGGGCTGGCAGCTCAATGATGTTGATCTTATCGAGGCTAATGAGGCGTTCGCGGCACAGACGCTGTCAGTCGGTAAGCTACTGGAGTGGGACGAGCGCAAGGTGAATGTTAACGGCGGCGCGATTGCGCTGGGGCATCCGATTGGCGCGTCTGGCTGCCGTATTCTCGTCTCTCTGGTGCATGAAATGGTAAAACGTGAAGCTCGCAAAGGGCTTGCCACGCTATGCATCGGTGGCGGACAGGGCGTGGCGCTGGCGATTGAGCGCGATTAA
- a CDS encoding oligogalacturonate-specific porin KdgM family protein, translating to MFKKALALAVLCGFSFAAQAVTVDLRHEYIDSGINADRVAVSHRFDNGFGFSVEAKWKTGGDDQSRPFNEVVGNGHEDQISWRWKATDAIAVTPAFTIESVDSKTIYKPNIHVQYSFENGFYVAARYRYEYTRVPDGKDDDDKVNRGDAWVGFALGDWRTELNYVYAQSEEGFTRNNGKKYSNEYNAKLAYKIDKNWAPYFEVGNIGVKESDERQTRLRVGVAYSF from the coding sequence ATGTTTAAGAAAGCTCTGGCTCTGGCTGTCCTCTGTGGGTTCTCATTCGCGGCGCAAGCGGTAACTGTCGATTTACGTCACGAGTACATTGATAGCGGTATCAACGCCGATCGCGTCGCGGTTTCACACCGTTTTGATAATGGGTTCGGTTTTTCCGTTGAGGCGAAATGGAAAACCGGCGGCGACGATCAGTCGCGTCCATTTAATGAAGTTGTCGGTAATGGCCATGAAGACCAGATTAGCTGGCGCTGGAAAGCGACCGACGCTATTGCTGTCACGCCGGCGTTCACTATTGAAAGCGTTGACAGCAAAACGATTTATAAGCCCAACATCCATGTGCAGTATAGCTTTGAGAATGGATTCTATGTTGCGGCACGCTACCGTTACGAATATACCCGCGTGCCGGACGGTAAAGATGATGACGATAAAGTTAACCGTGGCGACGCCTGGGTGGGTTTTGCGCTGGGTGACTGGCGCACCGAGCTTAACTATGTCTATGCCCAGAGCGAAGAAGGCTTTACCCGTAATAACGGGAAAAAATATTCCAACGAATATAACGCCAAACTGGCTTATAAAATTGATAAGAACTGGGCGCCCTATTTTGAGGTCGGGAATATCGGCGTAAAAGAATCTGACGAGCGCCAGACGCGTTTACGTGTCGGCGTGGCATACAGCTTCTGA
- a CDS encoding oligogalacturonate lyase family protein, translating to MAKGMRVKLQYQVSIDPDTGAEVTRLTPPEVTCHRNYFYQKCFFNDGSHLLFAGEFDGHWNYYLLDLENAEAVQLTEGAGDNTFGGFLSPDDKYLYYVKNDRVLREVNLTTLAERDVYRVPEAWVGYGTWVANSDCTKLVGIEIAKSDYVPLSDWKIFHDFFHKGPHCRLLRIDLQTGTSQTIHEEKIWLGHPIYRPFDDHTVAFCHEGPHDLIDARMWMVNEDGSNVCKVKEHAEGESCTHEFWVPDGSALVYVSYLKGKQGRTVYRYLPERGVNEEIMPIPACSHLMSNFDGTLLVGDGSGTPVDVKDTGGYTIDNDPYLYVFDVNDKSYYRVARHDTSWETFAGSRQVTHPHPSFTPDGSAILFSTDKDGKPAVYLAKLPEQREMLSVS from the coding sequence ATGGCTAAAGGCATGCGGGTGAAACTTCAGTATCAGGTGAGTATTGACCCGGATACCGGGGCGGAAGTCACCCGTTTAACCCCACCGGAAGTGACGTGTCACCGTAATTATTTCTACCAGAAATGCTTTTTTAACGATGGCAGCCACCTGCTGTTTGCCGGCGAATTCGATGGTCACTGGAACTACTATCTGCTGGATCTTGAAAACGCCGAAGCGGTACAGCTTACCGAAGGCGCGGGCGATAACACCTTTGGCGGTTTTCTCTCGCCGGACGACAAATACCTTTACTATGTGAAAAACGATCGCGTACTGCGCGAAGTTAACCTCACCACGCTTGCCGAGCGCGACGTCTATCGCGTGCCGGAAGCGTGGGTCGGCTATGGCACCTGGGTGGCGAACAGCGACTGCACCAAACTGGTCGGGATAGAAATCGCGAAAAGCGATTATGTGCCGTTAAGCGACTGGAAAATCTTCCATGATTTCTTCCATAAAGGGCCGCACTGCCGCCTGCTGCGTATTGACCTGCAAACCGGCACCAGCCAGACGATCCATGAAGAGAAAATCTGGCTGGGGCACCCGATTTACCGCCCGTTCGACGACCATACCGTCGCGTTCTGTCATGAAGGCCCGCACGATCTGATCGATGCCCGTATGTGGATGGTGAATGAAGACGGCAGCAACGTGTGTAAGGTAAAAGAACACGCCGAGGGTGAAAGCTGCACCCATGAATTCTGGGTGCCGGACGGTTCCGCGCTGGTCTATGTCTCTTATCTCAAGGGCAAACAGGGCCGTACGGTTTACCGCTACCTGCCGGAGCGCGGCGTTAACGAAGAGATCATGCCGATCCCGGCCTGCTCGCACCTGATGAGCAACTTCGACGGCACGCTGCTGGTGGGCGATGGCTCCGGCACGCCGGTCGATGTGAAAGACACCGGCGGCTATACCATTGACAACGACCCTTATCTTTATGTCTTTGATGTGAATGATAAATCCTATTACCGCGTGGCGCGTCACGATACGTCCTGGGAGACGTTTGCCGGCAGCCGTCAGGTGACGCATCCGCATCCTTCTTTTACGCCGGACGGTAGCGCCATCCTTTTCAGTACCGATAAAGACGGCAAACCGGCGGTCTATCTTGCAAAATTACCCGAACAGCGTGAAATGCTGAGCGTGTCATAA
- the kduD gene encoding 2-dehydro-3-deoxy-D-gluconate 5-dehydrogenase KduD has protein sequence MILDAFSLQGKVAIVTGCDTGLGQGMALGLAEAGCDIVGINIVEPAETIERVTALGRRFLSLTADLRKIDAIPALIQRAVAEFGHIDVLVNNAGLIRREDAINFSEQDWDDVMNLNIKSVFFMSQTVAKQFIAQGNGGKIINIASMLSFQGGIRVPSYTASKSGVMGITRLMANEWAKNNINVNAIAPGYMATNNTQQLRADEQRSAEILDRIPAGRWGLPSDLMGPVVFLASSASDYINGYTVAVDGGWLAR, from the coding sequence ATGATTCTGGATGCATTCTCTCTTCAGGGTAAAGTCGCGATCGTCACCGGTTGCGATACCGGTCTTGGTCAGGGTATGGCGCTGGGTCTTGCAGAAGCGGGCTGCGATATCGTGGGCATTAATATTGTCGAACCGGCGGAAACCATTGAGCGTGTGACTGCGCTGGGCCGCCGTTTTCTGAGCCTGACGGCTGACCTGCGTAAAATCGACGCGATCCCGGCGCTTATCCAGCGCGCGGTGGCCGAGTTCGGGCACATTGACGTTCTGGTGAATAACGCAGGGCTTATCCGCCGCGAAGACGCGATTAACTTCAGCGAGCAGGACTGGGACGACGTAATGAACCTGAATATTAAGAGCGTGTTTTTTATGTCGCAGACCGTGGCGAAGCAGTTCATCGCCCAGGGCAACGGCGGGAAAATTATTAATATTGCGTCGATGCTCTCCTTCCAGGGCGGTATTCGCGTGCCGTCTTATACCGCGTCGAAAAGCGGCGTGATGGGGATTACGCGCCTGATGGCGAACGAGTGGGCGAAAAACAATATCAACGTGAACGCCATTGCGCCGGGGTATATGGCAACCAATAACACCCAGCAGCTGCGCGCCGATGAGCAGCGCAGCGCCGAAATCCTCGACCGCATTCCGGCGGGCCGTTGGGGTTTGCCGAGCGACCTGATGGGGCCGGTGGTGTTCCTGGCGTCCAGCGCGTCAGATTACATTAACGGTTATACCGTGGCGGTCGACGGCGGCTGGCTGGCACGTTAA
- a CDS encoding ABC transporter substrate-binding protein: protein MKKTLVSTALASTLTLCALPSHSAENVELRMSWWGGNGRHQVTLKALEEFHKQHPEISVKPEYTGWDGHLSRLTTQIAGGTEPDVMQTNWNWLPIFSKNGDGFYDLNQVKEIIDLSQFDPKELKSTTVNGKLNGIPISVTARVFYYNNETWKKAGVDYPKTWDALMAAGKTFESKLGKQYYPVVLEHQDVLALLNSYMVQKYNISAVDEKTKKFAYSKEQWVEFFGMYKKLIDSHVMPDTKYYASFGKSNMYEMKPWIQGEWAGTYMWNSTITKYSDNLKPPAKLELGAYPMLPGAKDAGLFFKPAQMLSIGKSTKHPKEAAQLINFLLNSKEGVAALGLERGVPLSKAAVAQLTEAGVIKDEDPSVSGLKLAQSLPTTLAVSPYFDDPQIVSQFGTALQYIDYGQKSVEDAAAEFQRQAERILKRAMR from the coding sequence ATGAAAAAAACCCTCGTTAGCACAGCATTAGCGTCTACCCTCACCCTCTGCGCGCTGCCGTCGCACTCGGCGGAAAACGTCGAACTGCGGATGTCCTGGTGGGGCGGCAATGGCCGTCACCAGGTCACGCTGAAAGCGCTGGAGGAGTTTCACAAACAGCACCCGGAAATTAGCGTTAAGCCGGAATACACCGGCTGGGACGGCCATCTTTCGCGACTCACTACCCAAATCGCGGGCGGCACCGAGCCGGACGTGATGCAGACCAACTGGAACTGGCTGCCGATTTTCTCGAAAAACGGCGACGGGTTTTACGACTTAAATCAGGTGAAAGAGATTATCGACCTGAGCCAGTTCGATCCGAAAGAGCTGAAGTCCACCACCGTTAACGGCAAGCTGAACGGCATTCCGATCTCCGTTACCGCGCGCGTGTTCTACTACAACAACGAAACCTGGAAAAAAGCAGGCGTCGACTACCCGAAAACCTGGGACGCGCTGATGGCAGCGGGCAAAACGTTCGAGTCGAAACTCGGTAAACAGTATTACCCGGTTGTGCTGGAGCATCAGGATGTGCTGGCCCTGCTCAACTCGTACATGGTGCAGAAATACAATATTTCGGCGGTGGATGAGAAAACCAAAAAATTCGCGTACAGCAAAGAGCAGTGGGTCGAGTTCTTCGGCATGTATAAGAAGCTTATCGACAGCCACGTCATGCCGGACACCAAATATTATGCCTCGTTCGGCAAGAGCAACATGTATGAGATGAAGCCGTGGATCCAGGGCGAGTGGGCGGGCACCTATATGTGGAACTCCACCATTACCAAATACTCCGACAACTTAAAGCCGCCTGCGAAGCTGGAGCTTGGCGCCTACCCGATGCTGCCGGGCGCGAAAGATGCAGGGCTGTTCTTTAAACCGGCGCAGATGCTCTCTATCGGTAAATCGACCAAACACCCGAAAGAGGCCGCGCAGCTGATTAACTTCCTGCTGAACAGCAAAGAGGGTGTCGCAGCGCTGGGCCTTGAGCGCGGCGTGCCGCTCAGCAAAGCCGCGGTGGCGCAGCTTACCGAAGCGGGCGTGATTAAAGATGAAGATCCGTCGGTGTCGGGCCTGAAGCTGGCGCAGTCGCTGCCGACCACGCTTGCCGTTTCGCCCTATTTTGACGATCCGCAGATCGTGTCGCAGTTCGGCACCGCGTTGCAGTATATCGATTACGGCCAGAAATCCGTTGAAGACGCCGCGGCAGAATTCCAGCGCCAGGCGGAGCGTATCCTGAAACGCGCGATGCGCTAA